A segment of the Bdellovibrio bacteriovorus genome:
TTAGGATCACCGTATTGCTCCGTGACGCGCCCGCCAAAATACGGCCAGTTGTAACCGACTTTGAATCCGGCAGAGGCATAGGCCGCAATCACCAGATCTTTAAAGCGCGGGTCACAGCTTTTGCCTTTGCTGTCGCTGACAACGATATCGGCTCTCAATTCGCCCGGATCGCGGTGCTCGCTGGTCCCCAAAGAGGGCATGCTGTGGGCATCAATGTGATAAGTTTTCTTGAAACCTTTTTCATGCAGGTCCGCATACAGCTTGCGAACGCCGGCATGGAAGGGCTCATAAACCAGCTTCACCAGTTCGTTGTGCGCATCCAGTGACATTGGCTCTTTCATCAGCTGATGTTTGTAAGTCGTGATCACCCAGTGAAAGCCACGGTTGTGCATGCCGGCCGGGTTGCTGTTGCCGATAACGGACGTTGCGTCCACGTCTTCAGGCACCCGGTTCAAGTCGGCCGCATAACGATGCCATTCGGTTTTCACATAGGGAATGTGCAGCTTGTGCAAAGTCGGTTCATACAGAAAGTCGACAAAACGATCCACGTCGCACATCAAAACTTCCTCGGGCAAAGACTTCAACCACGGCGTTTGATCCGGAACTTTTTCACCGGAATGGGGGATCGTCACAATCAAGGGTACTTCATTTGCATTAGCCATATCACTCTCACTTCTTGACCTGATAGACCTTAACCGTGACACTAAATACAAGAAGGGTCAAATCTATGACGAATGCTCCCAAAGCCAAAATTTATACGCGCACTGGCGACAAAGGCAGCACCCGCCTTGTGGACGGCTCCTGTGTTGAAAAATTCAATCCACGCGTCGAGGCTTATGGGACCGTGGACGAACTGAACAGCTATCTGGGGGTGGTGCGTTCGACATTGGCCCCCTTCCCCGAGATGTCAGATCTCAATCATTCCCTGGAAAAAGTCCAAAACGAGCTTTTCAACATCGGAAGCCTGCTGGCCACCGAAAAAGATGAGGTCTTCAAACTTTTGCCACCCATTACGGAAGAACAAATCCGTTATCTGGAGCTGCAAATCGATGAACTGACCACAACCCTGCCGGAACTGCGCAACTTTATTCTGCCGGCCGGCCACCCGACATCCGCGCACCTGCATGTGGCGCGCACTTTGTGCCGTCGCAGCGAGCGTCGTTCTGCCGAAATCGCCGTGAAAGACGAACGCTATTCCATGACTTTGCAGTATTTGAACCGACTGAGCGACTATCTGTTCGTAGCGGCCCGCTGGGCCAACATGAAACACGGGGTTGCCGACGTTCTTTGGAAGAAAACCTAGGAAAAACTTAATGAGATTAGAGA
Coding sequences within it:
- a CDS encoding N-formylglutamate amidohydrolase, whose translation is MANANEVPLIVTIPHSGEKVPDQTPWLKSLPEEVLMCDVDRFVDFLYEPTLHKLHIPYVKTEWHRYAADLNRVPEDVDATSVIGNSNPAGMHNRGFHWVITTYKHQLMKEPMSLDAHNELVKLVYEPFHAGVRKLYADLHEKGFKKTYHIDAHSMPSLGTSEHRDPGELRADIVVSDSKGKSCDPRFKDLVIAAYASAGFKVGYNWPYFGGRVTEQYGDPKREQHTLQVELNRSLYMDEKTKKLKPEEAKKVQEKLLFAVSYVRNNLLHIM
- a CDS encoding cob(I)yrinic acid a,c-diamide adenosyltransferase, with product MTNAPKAKIYTRTGDKGSTRLVDGSCVEKFNPRVEAYGTVDELNSYLGVVRSTLAPFPEMSDLNHSLEKVQNELFNIGSLLATEKDEVFKLLPPITEEQIRYLELQIDELTTTLPELRNFILPAGHPTSAHLHVARTLCRRSERRSAEIAVKDERYSMTLQYLNRLSDYLFVAARWANMKHGVADVLWKKT